The DNA sequence CCGAATAAACTTCATCAAGTGGTACATTTATTTTGCTAACGCAAAATGAGTTTTTTTAAGCCATTGTGGGCATACCAGTAATAACAGAAAAAGGGCAGCTTGTTGGACTACCCTTGTATTACTGTTTATGCGTTAACCTTATTGCTGGCAGGTTGATCTCCATCAGAGCCTGCTTCCTCTTCGGATTAACTGCGTGGAGCTTACTAATTATTTTCCAAAAAATCACAACTATTTTTGACCACATTGCCCTTTTTTTTGTTTCACCACATAGAACACATAGAAACCCAAACTTTTTTGCCATGCAAGTCTACCGCAGAATGAGATCAAACAGACAAACACAGAATATTAAATTCTTTGTGCTCTCATGTTCCGAGGTTGTATAATAAAATTTGAAGCTTTAATCCAACACAAAGCGGTAAGTAATTGTGCCGGTTTGATATGCAGGAGCATTGTTATCGACGTTAAATTTGGCCTGAAGCGCAGCCTTCTTGGCAGCAGAAATCAATTCAGGATCGGCAGTATTCGATCCTCTAACACCAGCTTCGGCCTTTGTTACCTGACCCGATTTATTAACAGTTACCTGTACAACAACCACACCTTCTTCGTTACCCGGATAACGAGGTTTAGGCAACGACTGCGAGGTACGCCCGTCTAAACTAAAAGAAACTCCATTGCCAATTCCACCGCCCGGGCCATACCGTTCAGCATTAGCCGATCCCTGAGGGACACCCTGATTCCCGGTACCATAAGTTATACCCTGACTGGTACTTTTCGAGTCGGGACTACCCTTTCCACCTCCACCAAATACATTCTTTGCCCGACTGTTAATTTCGCCAATCTTACGTTGTTCGGCTGCGGCTTGTGCCAAACGCTGCTGTTCCTCCCTTTGCTGACGGAGCTGCTCGGCCTTTTGCAACCTTTCCTCTTCGGCCAGCCGTTGTTTTTCAGGATCAATCACCTTTTCAACAACCTTTTTCTTAGGTGTTTTAACTGCGACCGTTTTCTCCACATCCTGCGTAACTATCGGGTCATCATCCGCAGCAGAAACCTTTTTTGCCGGAGGTGATGGTAAGACAATCTTTTCAGAAGCTGATTCGATTGGTTTTACGGAGGGTTCGCGCTCGCCAGGCGCCGGTTCTTCAAGGCCAAGACCAGTCTCTGAATCGCCAAAATTAACCAGAATACCTTCTTCAAAAGGAGGCGTGGCTGGTTTGGTAATGAGAATTCCAAAATACAATAAAAAGATCAGTATCACACCATGAGTTACCAGTGTTCCAATCAATCCTGTTCTATGTTCCGAAATGTATTTCATGAAAAACAACTGTATAAATGTATTGGAATACGATGCATTCTCATCCCATAAGTGTCCTTCTTTTTATTCTGATCCCATCGGCAGATCCGTTGCATTTTTGTATAATGAATGCACAAATTACTTGTTTACTTATACTTTTAACGATGAGTATTCTGGCTGTTCATTCAGCATATCCATAAACTCAATGGTAACAGACTTTATGTTGGATATTGCACCTTTAACACTAGCTACCAAAATATTGTAAGCCAGATAAGCAAT is a window from the Aquipluma nitroreducens genome containing:
- a CDS encoding TonB family protein, producing the protein MKYISEHRTGLIGTLVTHGVILIFLLYFGILITKPATPPFEEGILVNFGDSETGLGLEEPAPGEREPSVKPIESASEKIVLPSPPAKKVSAADDDPIVTQDVEKTVAVKTPKKKVVEKVIDPEKQRLAEEERLQKAEQLRQQREEQQRLAQAAAEQRKIGEINSRAKNVFGGGGKGSPDSKSTSQGITYGTGNQGVPQGSANAERYGPGGGIGNGVSFSLDGRTSQSLPKPRYPGNEEGVVVVQVTVNKSGQVTKAEAGVRGSNTADPELISAAKKAALQAKFNVDNNAPAYQTGTITYRFVLD